TCATCTGGTCTGTTGGTGGCACCGACAATTACCACGCCCTTTAGCTCCTCGACACCATCAATTTCATTCAGGAGCGAGGTCAGTACGTGGCCAGCTGCTGATGTTGAGGGGCCATCTCTATCAGGCGATAGTGCGtcgatttcatcaaagaagATAATGCTGGGAGCGGCTGCCCTGGCTTTTCGAAAAATATCTCTTATTGCCCTCTCAGATTCACCGACATATTTGCTGAAGATTTCAGGACCTTTGACAGCTAGGAAATTGAGCCCCGATTCTGTCGCTAAGGCCTTAGCGGTCAAAGTCTTGGAGCAGCCAGGCGGACCATATAATAGCACTCCTTTAGGAGCCGAGATCCCCAGCCTAGAAAATGTGGCAGATGCCTCCAAGGGCAACTGGATCATTTCCACCATTTTGCgcttcagctcttcctGACCACCAATATCAGACCAATAGACCTTTGGCATTTCTAGAAAGATTTCTCTCATGGCGCTTGGCCGTATCTCCGTCATTGCGTGCTCGACGTCTTCGACGGACACTTTGAGCGACTCCGTAGATCCCTCGCTTATTCCTCTTGCGATTGTTCGCATGACTGACTCCCTGCATAATGCGACCAAGTCTGCTCCCACGTATCCGTGAGTCTTCAATGAgattcttttgatatcatcCTGTGACAGTGTATGACGATCTGGGGACATTTTACTGAAATGCTTGGTTAAGATATCCAATCTTGCGTCTGCATCCGGGATCGAAATTTCAACCTCTTGATCAAATCTACCGGGTCTTCTTAGAGCAGGATCGATCGAGTTGGGTCTATTTGTTGCCGCCACAACCACAACTCTCCCCGCGGCACCCATTCCATCCATTAGTGTCAATAGGGTAGCGACAACTCTACTCTCAACCTCACCTGAATCATCATGCGAACGATTTGGCGCGATCGAGTCGATTTCATCTATGAATATGATTGAAGGCTGGTACTTTCTAGCCTCGTCGAATATTTCACGTAATGCTGCTTCAGTTTCGCCCAGATACTTGGACACAATCGATGGCCCATTGATCGTGAGAACATGAGCATTAGAGGTGTTTGCCACACACCTCAATAGCATCGTTTTACCAGTACCAGGTGGCCCATGTAACAATACGCCTCTTGGTGGAGTGACGGCAAATTGGGTGAAGAGTGAAGGCTGGTGAAGGGGCAGCTCTATCGTATTTTTCAGAACATTCACCTCCTTCGCCAGCCCGCCGACTACATCGTAGTTCAAGGCTTGC
The sequence above is drawn from the Torulaspora globosa chromosome 5, complete sequence genome and encodes:
- the AFG2 gene encoding AAA family ATPase AFG2 (ancestral locus Anc_4.259), whose translation is MAPKAGSSASSSKKKNSSGASNDGLKASKFKLPAEYIARPLPVKKYGTKDTCTVVVHPNVLKELEISNGSVCVISKLGTAGVVAVAKPGEEDSHPSNVVMISDTLRAVGNVIFGDRLEIKKIRSQPAYASTVTVGSSVTVEALAEKKIEQLLNDCGIIMPGMTFENFDLGNGATCKLCIADVVDDSLPDLSRCQISDNEDNGIEDSLYLSLPVLYRKGTTEVKLTDNLEPDAKYNLPQALNYDVVGGLAKEVNVLKNTIELPLHQPSLFTQFAVTPPRGVLLHGPPGTGKTMLLRCVANTSNAHVLTINGPSIVSKYLGETEAALREIFDEARKYQPSIIFIDEIDSIAPNRSHDDSGEVESRVVATLLTLMDGMGAAGRVVVVAATNRPNSIDPALRRPGRFDQEVEISIPDADARLDILTKHFSKMSPDRHTLSQDDIKRISLKTHGYVGADLVALCRESVMRTIARGISEGSTESLKVSVEDVEHAMTEIRPSAMREIFLEMPKVYWSDIGGQEELKRKMVEMIQLPLEASATFSRLGISAPKGVLLYGPPGCSKTLTAKALATESGLNFLAVKGPEIFSKYVGESERAIRDIFRKARAAAPSIIFFDEIDALSPDRDGPSTSAAGHVLTSLLNEIDGVEELKGVVIVGATNRPDEIDPALLRPGRLDRHIYVAPPDYAARLQILRKCSMKFSHDEKPDYDIEELAQKTEGCSGAEVVLLCQEAGLAAIMENTDTKSVKARHFEKALSGISRGITPEMLEYYQAFAARGGISA